The sequence AAGTCTGTCTACACATTGATCAGTCTGTCTACATGTTTATCGATCTGTCTGTAGGTAAACTTATCTATCTTTCTGTTCACCAGTCTTTCCATGTGTCCCCTAGTCTTCATCATTAATTATCAATTGTCTATATATAttagaagatgtagtatgagtgccaatgagacaactcaccatcAATcaagtatcaatttataaaagtaaaaaccaTTATAGTTAAAGGTAaggcctttaacacggagccttagctcacaccgaCAGCAAagtataaagggccccaaaaaatactatttttgtTAGTCAATGATACCAAGGGTTCACACAAGAGAATGGATGTAATTACCACATCAGCATGTGCTTCACGTGTATAATATAACAGGTATATATCCATAAATACATATCAAATGTATAATAAGCTTTTATaactttaaagtcatatgaaacgagtgagtggtgaaaaataatgtttgtccaattcttgaaccaatgcatacatcataaactttttacattatgtttgctaatatatcatataatcgtcaaatttatttctgtctgtttgttatgatttaacaaatatggctgctcattaaatgccgtgtttgaagccgagttttaacgattgtcaccttatagtaaacaaatcacaaaaagcatgggtattgagcatgtgtttaacatgtataatcaaatatttgtttaatttcaatgccagatccatgcgtattgtggtcacccgATTTGTACGAGGAGTGTTACGCTCgagtcactatgcatacggaaaacaTGTCGGTGAATTGCTTCTTGGACAAATGTTGGAatcaagcaattaaaaatatgcaaactACTTCTAAATGAGGACgtattaaagaattttcctcagaaaaaagtatatgtactaaaagttgtataatgaaaactatccatttagttataaaaagcattttcatattttgtttttaatttgaggtttcttatgacttttaactaatacaaaaaagttacctttttttaattctagCTGACGTCTCCGACATTATATTATTAGGCAGAAAATAAAGCTTCTCGCGCTACTAAAGGGGGGAATTGGCCTTGTTCTGGTCCCCCCCAACATGCTGAGGGGAAAAAGTGGGATTATGCCAATTTTTCAGTGGAttagaaaagctcacttggccctgttGGCCAGAAGGGCTTAAATCtagatattaaataaataacactcctaATGCTCAGACTGGTTGTCATCGTGCAACACAGGTAATAAtaccatataggaaaaacatagaactccttttgtcataagacactgccaaacatccaaacatactatccacactcatctgtgtccacacttgtaatcagataaaaaaatatacccaCACATGGTTGATAATACTTCacgagtaaacagtttcacagtatttctgaagacccCTTTTCACTACGGCCAAAACTATCATGATGTCCTAACATTCTGTACGTGCTATACTCCTTAGTTATACGAGTAATACGTTCAAACATTCTCCTGTGGGCGAATCATATTAAGCAAACTATGTTTAGATGTTAAAAAAGGAACGTAAAGCTTAATTTAAGAGATCTTTAGTCTGTTTTATGGCTTTTGTTTTCTGCTAAAGCGTTCACTGCATCCCCCGTTTTGGCAAATTAATTTAGattattggttttaaaaaatCCTTGAATTCGACGGAGAGATCTTTAATTTTACCCCAAAAAACCTGCCTTTCGGGATTCATATTTCGTTAAAAAAACGGACAAcgtcccttttttttttttacccaaaaataaatcacaaaaggCAGTTTTTTTTTGGGTAAAATTCAAGATGTCTTCTGCATATAGtattatctttaaatttaatatttggaATAACAGGGACAAAGGCATATTCGTCACCAGTCATATCCAAAAGGCTGCCGAACTGAATCTAATTAAGAACTGAAGCTAGATGACAACAtgtctatattttttatctctaatattttgttttcaactgtatACTATGACGCTTTGCTTTTAATAAACTCCAGTCCCTCATCAAAATGTTCGTGTTTTCATAACCAGGCGAGGATACTCCATTTCGAATAAAACtcgtcagattttttttataggcaAAAAAAGCCGCATGATGTTTCAGACTTATATTTACTGAGTGTGCTACCATTCCAATATATGCATCTTCTATTTGAATAACCTTTGTATACTCTACTGCAACTGCTAAAGTTCGAACggttttttcatttgtcaaGATAGTTCCTCCAATTATATATGGCGGATATCCTTCAAATGGATAGTCGTCTTGTGAAACATAAGTCTTTGAACTTTTATCTCTAACTGTTTCTGACCGATTAAGCAAATATCCAACCACTATCAAGTCTGCGGAGTTAATGGTTCGTGTTGCAATATCGTAAATATTCAGTGGATCCAGAAATCGATCGTCATCAACAAAATGAATGAATGTAGATGTTATATGTATTCTCGATAGCCATATCAAAgcataaattgttttataaacaacATTTTGATACTGATCACTCATATTTAACTGAACAATATCTTTGTACTTTTCTGATTCAAATTCCACAAAATAGTCAATGCCGTCTAGATATCCGATGATAAAAACAGTTTTAGATCGCAGTTTAGTCATGCCTCCCCATGTCCTACGGATAGCTTCGCGCTGGCCAAAGTTCAAAACGTAGGATTTCACAATAAATAGTACTTGCAGAGAATCACAATTAAAATTTTCGCACAGTAACTCTGAAGGATTTATCAAGAATATGTCTttatctttgaaattatttactggttttttattcaatatttttctgtGATTTGTATCGAAAACAAGTTTTTCAACGTTAAGAATCGACAAATTTTTAAGATGTTTATGTTTCGTTAGATGTTTCATTTGAAAGAGCATATTCACATAGCATATCCATAGCATACAGAAAAGGAACAtttgaaatctgaaaaaaagaacGATAGTTTTAAATAACAGTGTAATCATGATAATCCCAATCAATTGAATTAATAaacaattccaaaaaaaaataataaaaaaaatatacacattcaCTAGTAAAGTTTTGCAATCACTTCCAAGGTTTATGTCCAACCTTAAATACGGATGTAGTTCATATATCACAAATGTTTCTGATCTGTACATTCTTTTTGGAACAGTTTAACATggcattttctaatattatatTTCTCATCACAAAACTTTTATCTTAAATAATTGATATTGTATAAATAGTATAATGAGTATAGTATAGATTTACCAACtatgaataaaattaaacatatatgAACCTTACTTgtcttgtacaaataaatagtcAATCgtatattgaatattttgaatagaAGTATAATGATTCATGTGCACATTGTCCGATTGAAATACACTTTTGTGTCCCATCTAAGTTGTTTTGCTTTGCTATCTACCAATATACTTAGATAAAGGGAAAAGGCCAGCTAAAATGTTTAACCTCAGctgataaattatttttcttattgaTAAATG is a genomic window of Mytilus trossulus isolate FHL-02 chromosome 1, PNRI_Mtr1.1.1.hap1, whole genome shotgun sequence containing:
- the LOC134684035 gene encoding beta-1,3-galactosyltransferase brn-like isoform X2 — protein: MTRLQNEQLFQMFLFCMLWICYVNMLFQMKHLTKHKHLKNLSILNVEKLVFDTNHRKILNKKPVNNFKDKDIFLINPSELLCENFNCDSLQVLFIVKSYVLNFGQREAIRRTWGGMTKLRSKTVFIIGYLDGIDYFVEFESEKYKDIVQLNMSDQYQNVVYKTIYALIWLSRIHITSTFIHFVDDDRFLDPLNIYDIATRTINSADLIVVGYLLNRSETVRDKSSKTYVSQDDYPFEGYPPYIIGGTILTNEKTVRTLAVAVEYTKVIQIEDAYIGMVAHSVNISLKHHAAFFAYKKNLTSFIRNGVSSPGYENTNILMRDWSLLKAKRHSIQLKTKY
- the LOC134684035 gene encoding beta-1,3-galactosyltransferase brn-like isoform X3, which encodes MFLFCMLWICYVNMLFQMKHLTKHKHLKNLSILNVEKLVFDTNHRKILNKKPVNNFKDKDIFLINPSELLCENFNCDSLQVLFIVKSYVLNFGQREAIRRTWGGMTKLRSKTVFIIGYLDGIDYFVEFESEKYKDIVQLNMSDQYQNVVYKTIYALIWLSRIHITSTFIHFVDDDRFLDPLNIYDIATRTINSADLIVVGYLLNRSETVRDKSSKTYVSQDDYPFEGYPPYIIGGTILTNEKTVRTLAVAVEYTKVIQIEDAYIGMVAHSVNISLKHHAAFFAYKKNLTSFIRNGVSSPGYENTNILMRDWSLLKAKRHSIQLKTKY
- the LOC134684035 gene encoding beta-1,3-galactosyltransferase brn-like isoform X1 translates to MLLIANRKLRRQQKMTCKLCKFQMFLFCMLWICYVNMLFQMKHLTKHKHLKNLSILNVEKLVFDTNHRKILNKKPVNNFKDKDIFLINPSELLCENFNCDSLQVLFIVKSYVLNFGQREAIRRTWGGMTKLRSKTVFIIGYLDGIDYFVEFESEKYKDIVQLNMSDQYQNVVYKTIYALIWLSRIHITSTFIHFVDDDRFLDPLNIYDIATRTINSADLIVVGYLLNRSETVRDKSSKTYVSQDDYPFEGYPPYIIGGTILTNEKTVRTLAVAVEYTKVIQIEDAYIGMVAHSVNISLKHHAAFFAYKKNLTSFIRNGVSSPGYENTNILMRDWSLLKAKRHSIQLKTKY